The Meriones unguiculatus strain TT.TT164.6M chromosome 1, Bangor_MerUng_6.1, whole genome shotgun sequence genome has a segment encoding these proteins:
- the LOC110550494 gene encoding galactoside alpha-(1,2)-fucosyltransferase 2, with the protein MASATVPFSFPLTHFVIFVFVISTIIHLQQRIVKLRPLSEIEIHTLPVPSGDPASAERQGMFTINSIGRLGNQMGEYATLFALARMNGKPAFIPASMHSALAPIFRISLPVLHGDTAGRIPWQNYHLNDWMEERYRHIPGRYVRLTGYPCSWTFYHHLRPEILQEFTLHDHVREEAQAFLRRLRVNGSQPSTFVGVHVRRGDYVHVMPNVWKGVVADRGYLEKALDRFRARYSAPVFVVTSNGMAWCRENIDASRGDVVFAGNGVEGSPAKDFALLTQCNHTIMTIGTFGIWAAYLAGGDTIYLANYTLPNSPFLKIFKPEAAFLPEWVGIPADLSPLLKH; encoded by the coding sequence ATGGCCAGCGCCACggttcctttctcctttcctctgacccACTTTGTCATCTTTGTCTTCGTGATATCCACCATCATCCACCTCCAGCAGCGAATAGTGAAGCTCCGACCCCTGTCAGAGATTGAAATCCACACGCTCCCAGTGCCCTCCGGAGACCCGGCAAGCGCAGAGAGGCAGGGCATGTTCACCATCAATTCCATTGGCCGCCTGGGGAACCAGATGGGCGAGTACGCCACGCTGTTCGCCCTGGCCAGGATGAACGGGAAGCCCGCGTTCATCCCCGCCTCCATGCACAGCGCGCTGGCGCCCATCTTCAGGATCAGCCTCCCCGTGCTGCACGGCGACACCGCCGGGAGGATCCCCTGGCAGAACTACCACCTCAACGACTGGATGGAGGAGCGGTACCGCCACATCCCGGGGCGCTACGTGCGCCTCACCGGCTACCCGTGCTCCTGGACCTTCTACCACCACCTGCGCCCCGAGATCCTGCAGGAGTTCACCCTGCACGACCACGTGCGCGAGGAGGCCCAGGCCTTCCTGCGCCGCCTGCGGGTGAATGGGAGCCAGCCCAGCACCTTCGTGGGTGTCCACGTGCGCCGGGGAGACTACGTGCATGTCATGCCCAATGTGTGGAAGGGTGTGGTGGCTGACCGGGGCTACCTGGAGAAGGCCCTGGACAGGTTCCGGGCTCGCTATTCGGCTCCAGTCTTCGTGGTCACGAGCAACGGTATGGCCTGGTGCCGAGAGAACATCGACGCCTCCCGCGGAGATGTGGTGTTCGCGGGCAATGGTGTTGAGGGTTCGCCGGCCAAGGACTTCGCACTGCTCACCCAGTGCAACCACACCATCATGACTATTGGAACCTTCGGGATCTGGGCTGCCTACCTGGCAGGGGGTGACACCATCTACCTGGCCAACTACACCCTTCCCAATTCTCCCTTCCTCAAAATCTTTAAGCCCGAGGCAGCCTTCCTACCTGAGTGGGTGGGCATCCCGGCAGACCTGTCGCCACTCCTTAAGCACTAA
- the Mamstr gene encoding MEF2-activating motif and SAP domain-containing transcriptional regulator isoform X2: protein MTLAASSQRSQIIRSKFRSVLQLRIHRRNQDCTSDSDPWISASGPALATALPPVPASFLVNPGVLSPEPTYCPWRSPKKESPKNSQHWKEPKVRGNLTYHLYTPPQRRQGPRADLQAERSTLGPPEPPLWDEKNSQRPHSRMKPSSPAVSSPSPSSHKLELQTLKLEELTVSELRQQLRLRGLPVSGTKAMLLERMRGGAPSRERLKLRREDKEAGAPWPRLRPKALGTTRRPSTVRVGSPVPAPPLAPAPVPVPARAPVPAPALAPAPAPSPVPAPAPLPTPPASLTLEEELQEAIRRAQLLPNRGIEDILEDQVEPDELLPPIPLDFPGSFDVLSPSPDSEGFSSVFSSSLPSPTSSQSPSPRALTDSLDWLEALSGGPPLGSGPPGPSIFSADLSDPSGTRLWELLPDPW from the exons ATGACCCTGGCAGCCTCCTCCCAGCGCTCCCAAATCATCCGTTCCAAGTTCCGCTCTG TCCTGCAGCTTCGGATCCACAGACGGAATCAAGACTGCA CCTCTGATTCAGATCCGTGGATCTCAGCCTCAGGCCCAGCTCTGGCTACAGCCTTGCCTCCTGTTCCTGCGTCTTTCCTTGTCAACCCTGGCGTCTTGTCGCCTGAGCCAACATATTGTCCTTGGAGGTCCCCCAAGAAG GAATCTCCTAAGAACTCCCAACACTGGAAGGAGCCGAAGGTCAGGGGGAACTTGACTTATCACCTGTACACGCCTCCACAACGGAGACAAGGGCCAAGGGCAGATCTCCAAGCGGAGAGGTCAACCCTCGGTCCCCCAGAACCACCTCTGTGGGATGAGAAAAACTCACAGAGGCCTCACTCTCG GATGAAGCCGTCCTCCCCAGCAGTCTCCAGTCCCTCGCCCTCTTCACACAAACTGGAACTTCAGACCCTTAAACTGGAAGAGCTGACG GTCTCAGAGCTCCGGCAACAGCTGCGTCTGCGGGGACTCCCGGTGTCCGGGACCAAAGCGATGCTTCTGGAGCGCATGCGTGGTGGCGCCCCGTCCAGAGAGCGGCTGAAGCTCCGGCGCGAGGACAAAGAGGCGGGGGCTCCCTGGCCGCGTCTCAGGCCCAAGGCGCTGGGAACTACCCGGCGGCCCAGCACGGTGAGGGTGGGCT CTCCCGTTCCCGCTCCACCTTTGGCTCCAGCTCCCGTTCCTGTTCCGGCTCGGGCTCCTGTTCCCGCTCCAGCTCTGGCTCCCGCTCCGGCTCCCTCTCCCGTTCCCGCTCCAGCTCCCTTGCCGACACCTCCAGCCAGCCTGACTCTGGAAGAGGAGCTGCAGGAAGCGATCCGAAGGGCGCAG CTGCTTCCGAACCGGGGCATCGAAGACATCCTGGAAGACCAAGTGGAGCCAGATG AGCTGCTGCCTCCTATCCCCTTGGACTTCCCTGGCTCATTCGACGTGCTGTCTCCCTCCCCGGACTCAGAAGGCTTCTCTTCCGTCTTCTCTTCCTCGCTCCCGTCCCCCACAAGCTCCCAGTCCCCTTCTCCAAGGGCCCTCACGGATTCCTTGGACTGGCTGGAGGCCTTGAGCGGGGGTCCTCCGCTGGGCTCTGGGCCTCCAGGCCCCAGCATCTTCTCTGCGGACTTATCTGACCCCAGTGGCACTCGGCTCTGGGAACTGCTGCCAGATCCATGGTGA
- the Mamstr gene encoding MEF2-activating motif and SAP domain-containing transcriptional regulator isoform X1, with translation MTLAASSQRSQIIRSKFRSVLQLRIHRRNQDCTSDSDPWISASGPALATALPPVPASFLVNPGVLSPEPTYCPWRSPKKESPKNSQHWKEPKVRGNLTYHLYTPPQRRQGPRADLQAERSTLGPPEPPLWDEKNSQRPHSRMKPSSPAVSSPSPSSHKLELQTLKLEELTVSELRQQLRLRGLPVSGTKAMLLERMRGGAPSRERLKLRREDKEAGAPWPRLRPKALGTTRRPSTVKASATTPRLRFSGAVDPLGPAPVPAPPLAPAPVPVPARAPVPAPALAPAPAPSPVPAPAPLPTPPASLTLEEELQEAIRRAQLLPNRGIEDILEDQVEPDELLPPIPLDFPGSFDVLSPSPDSEGFSSVFSSSLPSPTSSQSPSPRALTDSLDWLEALSGGPPLGSGPPGPSIFSADLSDPSGTRLWELLPDPW, from the exons ATGACCCTGGCAGCCTCCTCCCAGCGCTCCCAAATCATCCGTTCCAAGTTCCGCTCTG TCCTGCAGCTTCGGATCCACAGACGGAATCAAGACTGCA CCTCTGATTCAGATCCGTGGATCTCAGCCTCAGGCCCAGCTCTGGCTACAGCCTTGCCTCCTGTTCCTGCGTCTTTCCTTGTCAACCCTGGCGTCTTGTCGCCTGAGCCAACATATTGTCCTTGGAGGTCCCCCAAGAAG GAATCTCCTAAGAACTCCCAACACTGGAAGGAGCCGAAGGTCAGGGGGAACTTGACTTATCACCTGTACACGCCTCCACAACGGAGACAAGGGCCAAGGGCAGATCTCCAAGCGGAGAGGTCAACCCTCGGTCCCCCAGAACCACCTCTGTGGGATGAGAAAAACTCACAGAGGCCTCACTCTCG GATGAAGCCGTCCTCCCCAGCAGTCTCCAGTCCCTCGCCCTCTTCACACAAACTGGAACTTCAGACCCTTAAACTGGAAGAGCTGACG GTCTCAGAGCTCCGGCAACAGCTGCGTCTGCGGGGACTCCCGGTGTCCGGGACCAAAGCGATGCTTCTGGAGCGCATGCGTGGTGGCGCCCCGTCCAGAGAGCGGCTGAAGCTCCGGCGCGAGGACAAAGAGGCGGGGGCTCCCTGGCCGCGTCTCAGGCCCAAGGCGCTGGGAACTACCCGGCGGCCCAGCACG GTGAAGGCGAGTGCTACAACTCCTCGGCTGAGGTTTTCTGGAGCTGTGGATCCCCTGGGACCAGCTCCCGTTCCCGCTCCACCTTTGGCTCCAGCTCCCGTTCCTGTTCCGGCTCGGGCTCCTGTTCCCGCTCCAGCTCTGGCTCCCGCTCCGGCTCCCTCTCCCGTTCCCGCTCCAGCTCCCTTGCCGACACCTCCAGCCAGCCTGACTCTGGAAGAGGAGCTGCAGGAAGCGATCCGAAGGGCGCAG CTGCTTCCGAACCGGGGCATCGAAGACATCCTGGAAGACCAAGTGGAGCCAGATG AGCTGCTGCCTCCTATCCCCTTGGACTTCCCTGGCTCATTCGACGTGCTGTCTCCCTCCCCGGACTCAGAAGGCTTCTCTTCCGTCTTCTCTTCCTCGCTCCCGTCCCCCACAAGCTCCCAGTCCCCTTCTCCAAGGGCCCTCACGGATTCCTTGGACTGGCTGGAGGCCTTGAGCGGGGGTCCTCCGCTGGGCTCTGGGCCTCCAGGCCCCAGCATCTTCTCTGCGGACTTATCTGACCCCAGTGGCACTCGGCTCTGGGAACTGCTGCCAGATCCATGGTGA